A DNA window from Seriola aureovittata isolate HTS-2021-v1 ecotype China chromosome 8, ASM2101889v1, whole genome shotgun sequence contains the following coding sequences:
- the vgll1 gene encoding transcription cofactor vestigial-like protein 1 gives MEDRTETQRAVKVEEHSRCVILTYFQGDTKSMVDAHFTRALSKDYKAMAPGAKAKKFHKTIKLEDNSPCQGLAVNSYTESQPPPVPGHLLNFGPADNTPGPWHSLAARAGQGPGLPSIAYSLSPEGLSVTGQQYATSLLNLLHSDRGEMGPSMASSSKPELIPSWTVPQGFRESVDPAVGFEPERRMDKKDLYWY, from the exons ATGGAGGATAGAACAGAAACTCAGAGAgctgtgaaggtggaggagCATTCTCGGTGCGTCATCCTGACTTATTTCCAGGGGGACACCAAGAGCATGGTGGATGCGCACTTCACCCGAGCTCTCAGTAAAGACTACAAGGCCATGGCTCCCGGAGCAAAGGCAAAGAAATTccataaaactattaaattgg AAGACAACAGCCCTTGTCAGGGCCTCGCTGTGAACTCTTACACAGAGTCACAGCCCCCTCCTGTACCAGGACACCTTCTAAACTTCGGCCCTGCAGACAACACTCCTGGCCCATGGCACTCGCTCGCTGCCAGGGCAGGACAGGGCCCGGGTTTGCCATCTATTGCATACTCCCTGTCGCCAGAAGGGTTGAGTGTTACTGGACAGCAATACGCCACATCCCTGCTCAACCTGCTGCATAGTGACAGGGGTGAGATGGGACCCAGCATGGCATCCAGCTCCAAGCCAGAACTGATTCCCAGCTGGACGGTGCCTCAAGGGTTTAGAGAGTCTGTGGACCCAGCTGTAGGATTTGAACCTG AACGGCGCATGGACAAGAAGGACCTGTACTGGTATTGA